One genomic window of Gallaecimonas sp. GXIMD4217 includes the following:
- a CDS encoding TIGR02647 family protein, whose product MALTQELLDEIQMLSRFSLQSVQVGLKVHHDADPAAVAATARLFDKGLVTQRDGGYLTELGREVAEHLKLAVTILASEPAATT is encoded by the coding sequence ATGGCGCTAACCCAGGAACTGCTCGACGAGATCCAGATGCTGAGCCGCTTTTCCCTGCAATCGGTACAGGTGGGGCTCAAGGTCCACCACGACGCCGACCCGGCCGCCGTGGCCGCCACGGCGCGGCTGTTCGACAAGGGGCTGGTGACCCAGCGCGACGGCGGCTACCTGACCGAACTGGGCCGGGAGGTGGCCGAGCATCTCAAGCTGGCCGTGACCATACTGGCCTCGGAGCCCGCCGCCACCACCTGA
- a CDS encoding ABC transporter ATP-binding protein, translating into MSLLQLTNVHKHYRGVHALQGVSFNLEPGTLVGLFGHNGAGKTTTIKLILGLLQADGGRLQVLGEDPAAKAFRQARQAIGFLQENVSFYDQLSGREVLHYFARLKGVALKEADGRLEELGLGQAAGRRVATYSKGMRQRLGLAQAMLGRPKLLLLDEPTVGLDPVATQAFYESVHRLREQGCAVILCSHVLPGVEPYLDRALILGKGRLLADGTLAELKAQADLPLVLSLSGNDLLAQLPQSLQRQAEATTDGLRLRGRLADKLVFNQLLGGLSGVRDFQWQLPDLVALYNHHCGELAK; encoded by the coding sequence ATGAGCCTGTTGCAGCTCACTAACGTGCATAAGCACTACCGGGGCGTCCACGCCCTCCAGGGCGTCAGCTTCAACCTGGAGCCCGGCACCCTGGTGGGCCTGTTCGGCCACAACGGCGCCGGCAAGACCACCACCATCAAGCTGATCCTGGGCCTGCTGCAGGCCGACGGCGGCCGCCTGCAGGTGCTGGGCGAGGATCCGGCCGCCAAGGCCTTCCGCCAGGCCAGGCAGGCCATCGGCTTTTTGCAGGAGAACGTCAGCTTCTACGACCAGCTCAGCGGCCGCGAGGTGCTGCATTACTTCGCCCGCCTCAAGGGCGTGGCCCTCAAGGAGGCCGATGGGCGCCTGGAGGAGCTGGGCCTGGGCCAGGCCGCCGGGCGCCGGGTGGCCACCTACTCCAAGGGCATGCGCCAGCGCCTGGGCCTGGCCCAGGCCATGCTGGGCAGGCCGAAACTGCTGCTGCTGGACGAGCCCACAGTGGGCCTGGATCCGGTGGCCACCCAGGCCTTCTACGAGTCGGTGCACCGGCTCAGGGAGCAGGGCTGCGCCGTGATCCTCTGCTCCCACGTGCTGCCCGGTGTCGAGCCCTACCTGGACAGGGCCCTGATCCTGGGCAAGGGCCGGCTGCTGGCGGACGGCACCTTGGCCGAGCTCAAGGCCCAGGCCGATCTGCCCCTGGTGCTGAGCCTGAGCGGTAACGACCTGCTGGCGCAGCTGCCCCAGAGCCTGCAAAGGCAGGCGGAAGCCACCACGGACGGGCTCAGGCTCAGGGGGCGCCTGGCCGACAAGCTGGTCTTCAACCAGCTGCTGGGCGGCCTGTCCGGGGTCCGAGACTTCCAATGGCAGCTGCCGGACTTGGTGGCCCTGTACAACCATCATTGTGGGGAGCTGGCGAAATGA
- a CDS encoding nitrous oxide reductase accessory protein NosL — protein sequence MRYLMLLLVLVLTACGSEQGNDQARSPVAIQQGDECHLCGMLISGFPGPKGQAWSEGRQRKFCSTRDLLTWALDPEHSATVRQIWVHDMSQNDWSHPLDTTFIDGRQAWYVLGSRARGAMGPTLASFASKELALAFAAEQGGTVLAFTELTLDRLNAQAGDAHPGH from the coding sequence ATGCGCTATCTGATGTTGTTACTGGTCCTGGTGCTGACGGCCTGCGGCTCCGAGCAGGGCAACGACCAGGCCAGGAGCCCGGTGGCCATACAGCAAGGGGATGAATGCCACCTGTGCGGCATGCTGATCAGCGGCTTTCCCGGCCCCAAGGGCCAGGCCTGGAGCGAGGGCCGGCAACGCAAGTTCTGCTCCACCCGGGATCTGCTCACCTGGGCCCTGGATCCCGAGCACAGCGCCACGGTGCGGCAGATCTGGGTCCATGATATGAGCCAGAACGACTGGTCCCATCCCCTGGACACCACCTTTATCGACGGCCGCCAGGCCTGGTATGTGCTGGGCTCCCGGGCCAGGGGCGCCATGGGCCCGACCCTGGCCAGCTTCGCCAGCAAGGAGCTGGCCCTGGCCTTTGCCGCCGAGCAGGGCGGCACTGTGCTGGCCTTCACCGAGCTGACCCTGGACCGTCTCAACGCCCAGGCCGGCGACGCCCACCCCGGGCACTGA
- the nosZ gene encoding TAT-dependent nitrous-oxide reductase, whose product MAKIDPEDKNVSEHVRMSRRLFLGGGTALLAGTATGLGASLLSGSAQAAGKGATGVVAPGELDEYYGFWSGGHQGEVRILGVPSMRELMRIPVFNTDSATGWGLTNESKEILGENAPLNGDCHHPHMSMTDGQYDGKYLFINDKANTRVARIRCDIMKTDKITSVPNVSAIHGLRVQKVPHTKYVFANGEFRIPHPNDGRDLDKPENYLTMFSALDAETMEVAWQVMVDGNLDNVDADYTGKYAFSTCYNAEGAVDLAGTMRDERDHLVVFNVERIEAAVKAGKFKTLPGSKVPIVDGRKGSSLTRYIPVPKNPHGINTAPGGRYAVANGKLSPTVTMIDLHRLDDVFDDKIKPRDTVAAEVELGLGPLHTAFDGRGNAYTTLFIDSQIVKWDVAKAVRAYNGEKVDYILQKLDVQYQPGHNHTTMGETRDADGKYLVSLCKFSKDRFLPCGPLHAENDQLIDISGDEMKLIHDGPTYAEPHDCMMVHRSKVKTRKLWKRDDPYFASTREMAKKDGVNLETDSKVIRDGNKVRVYMTSIAPNFGLTEFKVKQGDEVTVIITNLDQIEDVTHGFCMVNHGVSMEISPQQTSSVTFVADKPGVHWYYCNWFCHALHMEMRGRMLVEKA is encoded by the coding sequence ATGGCTAAGATCGACCCCGAAGACAAGAACGTCAGCGAACACGTGCGCATGAGCCGTCGCCTGTTCCTGGGCGGTGGTACCGCCCTGCTGGCCGGTACCGCCACCGGCCTGGGGGCCAGCCTGCTCAGCGGCTCCGCCCAGGCGGCCGGCAAGGGTGCCACCGGCGTGGTGGCCCCGGGCGAGCTGGACGAGTATTACGGTTTCTGGAGCGGCGGCCACCAGGGCGAGGTACGGATCCTGGGCGTGCCCTCCATGCGCGAGCTGATGCGGATCCCGGTGTTCAACACCGACAGCGCCACCGGCTGGGGCCTGACCAACGAATCCAAGGAAATCCTGGGTGAGAACGCGCCCCTGAACGGCGACTGCCACCACCCGCATATGTCCATGACCGACGGCCAGTACGACGGCAAGTACCTGTTCATCAACGACAAGGCCAACACCCGCGTGGCGCGGATCCGCTGCGACATCATGAAGACCGACAAGATCACCTCGGTGCCCAATGTGTCGGCCATCCACGGCCTGCGGGTGCAGAAGGTGCCCCACACCAAGTACGTGTTCGCCAACGGCGAATTCCGCATCCCCCATCCCAACGACGGCCGGGATCTGGACAAGCCCGAGAACTACCTGACCATGTTCTCCGCCCTGGACGCCGAAACCATGGAAGTGGCCTGGCAGGTGATGGTGGACGGTAACCTGGACAACGTCGACGCCGACTACACCGGCAAGTACGCCTTCTCCACCTGCTACAACGCCGAAGGCGCCGTCGATCTGGCCGGCACCATGCGCGACGAGCGCGACCACCTGGTGGTGTTCAACGTCGAGCGCATCGAAGCCGCCGTCAAGGCCGGCAAGTTCAAGACCCTGCCCGGCTCCAAGGTGCCGATCGTGGATGGCCGCAAGGGCTCCAGCCTGACCCGCTACATCCCGGTGCCCAAGAATCCCCACGGCATCAACACCGCCCCCGGTGGCCGCTACGCCGTGGCCAACGGCAAGCTGTCCCCCACCGTCACCATGATCGATCTGCACCGGCTGGATGACGTCTTCGACGACAAGATCAAGCCCCGCGACACCGTCGCCGCCGAAGTGGAGCTGGGCCTGGGGCCGCTGCACACCGCCTTCGACGGACGTGGCAACGCCTACACCACCCTGTTCATCGACTCCCAGATCGTCAAGTGGGACGTGGCCAAGGCGGTACGCGCCTACAATGGCGAAAAGGTGGACTACATCCTCCAGAAGCTGGACGTGCAGTACCAGCCCGGCCACAACCACACCACCATGGGCGAGACCCGCGACGCCGACGGTAAGTACCTGGTGTCCCTGTGCAAATTCTCCAAGGACAGGTTCCTGCCCTGTGGCCCGCTGCACGCCGAGAACGACCAGCTGATCGACATCTCCGGTGACGAGATGAAGCTGATCCACGACGGCCCCACCTACGCCGAGCCCCACGACTGCATGATGGTGCATCGTTCCAAGGTCAAGACCCGCAAGCTGTGGAAGCGTGACGACCCCTACTTCGCCAGCACCCGCGAGATGGCCAAGAAGGACGGCGTCAACCTGGAGACCGACTCCAAGGTGATCCGCGACGGCAACAAGGTCAGGGTCTACATGACCTCCATCGCCCCCAACTTCGGCCTCACCGAGTTCAAGGTCAAGCAGGGCGACGAGGTGACCGTCATCATCACCAACCTGGACCAGATCGAAGACGTTACCCACGGCTTCTGCATGGTCAACCATGGCGTCAGCATGGAGATTAGCCCGCAGCAGACCTCTTCCGTCACCTTCGTGGCCGACAAGCCCGGGGTGCACTGGTACTACTGCAACTGGTTCTGCCACGCCCTGCACATGGAAATGCGCGGCCGCATGCTGGTGGAAAAGGCCTGA
- a CDS encoding fumarylacetoacetate hydrolase family protein translates to MEWQWAGNGSTGLRVGKVVCVGRNYVEHAKELGNTVPEKPLLFLKPSTAVCSLEEGFAIPRDKGRVHHELELAVLMGNWLKDGSEQEARQAMAGIGLALDLTLRDRQEELKQQGYPWEEAKAFDDSCPTSRFIPMAEIEQLDAIPLALHRNGELRQSGHSGQMIIPILKLISHISRIFTLEPGDVVLTGTPAGVGELAPGDELIVEIPGKMRVLSQVR, encoded by the coding sequence ATGGAATGGCAATGGGCCGGCAACGGCAGCACCGGCCTCAGGGTCGGCAAGGTGGTCTGCGTGGGCCGCAACTATGTGGAGCACGCCAAGGAGCTGGGCAACACGGTACCGGAAAAGCCGCTGCTGTTCCTGAAGCCGTCCACGGCGGTGTGCAGCCTGGAGGAAGGCTTCGCCATTCCCAGGGACAAGGGCCGGGTCCACCACGAGCTGGAGCTGGCGGTGCTGATGGGCAACTGGCTCAAGGACGGCTCCGAGCAGGAGGCCAGGCAGGCCATGGCCGGCATCGGCCTGGCCCTGGATCTGACCCTGAGGGATCGCCAGGAGGAACTCAAGCAGCAGGGCTATCCCTGGGAGGAGGCCAAGGCCTTCGACGACAGCTGCCCGACCTCCAGGTTCATCCCCATGGCCGAGATAGAGCAGCTGGACGCCATTCCCCTGGCCCTGCACCGCAACGGCGAGCTCAGGCAGAGCGGCCACAGCGGCCAGATGATCATTCCCATCCTCAAGCTGATCAGCCACATCAGCCGCATCTTCACCCTGGAGCCCGGCGACGTGGTACTGACCGGCACCCCGGCCGGGGTGGGCGAGCTGGCGCCCGGCGACGAACTCATCGTCGAGATCCCCGGCAAGATGCGGGTGCTCAGCCAGGTCAGGTAA
- a CDS encoding ABC transporter permease subunit, whose translation MNGILTVARKEFLDGLRNRWILAIALMLALLAVGLAYFGAAASGQVGFTSLASTLASLSSLAVVIIPLIALLLGYDAIVGEAERGTLLLLLSYPLGRRALLLGKLLGQGAMLALAISLGFGAAAVMMLLFADQAEPAAVLKGFGLLIATASWLGWTFLALAYGFSAGVVEKSRAAGAALLLWFFFVVLFDLLLLGLLVLTQGQVSSELFPYLLLASPTDLFRLVNLLHLSQGELMGGLFSTIGQADFAWPELALALALWLALPAGLALFVFNRRAL comes from the coding sequence ATGAACGGCATACTGACGGTCGCCCGCAAGGAATTCCTGGACGGCCTGCGCAACAGGTGGATCCTGGCCATCGCCCTGATGCTGGCGCTGCTGGCGGTGGGCCTGGCCTATTTCGGCGCCGCCGCCTCCGGCCAGGTGGGCTTCACCTCCCTGGCCTCGACCCTGGCCAGCCTGTCGTCCCTGGCGGTGGTGATCATCCCGCTGATCGCCCTGCTGCTGGGCTACGACGCCATAGTGGGCGAGGCCGAGCGGGGCACCCTGCTGCTGCTGCTCAGCTACCCCCTTGGCCGCCGGGCCCTGCTGCTGGGCAAGCTGCTGGGCCAGGGCGCCATGCTGGCCCTGGCCATCAGCCTGGGCTTTGGCGCCGCCGCCGTGATGATGCTGCTGTTCGCCGACCAGGCCGAGCCGGCGGCGGTGCTCAAGGGTTTTGGCCTGCTGATCGCCACCGCCTCCTGGCTGGGCTGGACCTTCCTGGCCCTGGCCTACGGCTTCAGCGCTGGCGTGGTGGAGAAGTCCCGGGCCGCCGGCGCCGCCCTGCTGCTGTGGTTCTTCTTCGTGGTGCTGTTCGATCTGCTGTTGCTGGGCCTGCTGGTGCTGACCCAGGGCCAGGTGAGCAGCGAGCTGTTCCCCTACCTGCTGCTGGCCAGCCCCACCGATCTGTTCCGGCTGGTCAACCTGCTGCACCTGAGCCAGGGCGAGCTGATGGGCGGCCTGTTCAGCACCATAGGCCAGGCCGATTTCGCCTGGCCGGAGCTGGCCCTGGCCCTGGCCCTGTGGCTGGCGCTGCCGGCCGGCCTGGCCCTGTTCGTCTTCAATCGCCGCGCGCTGTAG
- a CDS encoding S9 family peptidase — MSQAPIARRIAHFHECHGHRREDPYHWLRSDGRDDPEVLAHLQAENAHAEAVLAPNQALEEALFAEMTGRIQPEDCSLSWPDHGWQLRSRTLAGREYPLYEGRRSQDQDWRLLLDGNVLAGDAGYFAFGDLAVSPDGRWLAYSTDHNGDRTHKVQVLDLDSGQLLEEDFPLISGELIWGQDSRTLYYLTLTSDSLLPHRLIRHRLGQGGQCLYEEKDDSFWLGIGESRDRQQLLLSASATLTTEVLLLPLDGSEDLPRPFWPREEGHEYHLDCLHGRYWLLSNSTGPNFALLSGTGPDQLELVQAHDEEVLLEDMDIFPGFVALAERHNGQARIRIIEGGDSRLLSWPDPVHDVWLGHYPGDELRLGYQSPIRPVSVYRYEPAFEELSLLKTQQIPGGFEPELYQVERIQVRARDGAQVPVTLVWRKDAFHKGENALLIDGYGAYGYSLDPGFSLSRISLLDRGLVYAMAHIRGGQEKGRAWYEGGRGLHKWHSFHDFIDVTRALVARGHGHKDKVCCEGRSAGGLLIGAVLNEAPELYRAALVEVPFVDVISTMLDDSLPLTTGEYDEWGNPNQPRDYHLMLSYSPYDNVRAQAYPHIYVRSGLHDTQVAYWEPAKWVARLRELKTDDNQLLLETDLEVGHGGQSGRYRQYREVARQYAFLLRMLAKD, encoded by the coding sequence ATGTCCCAAGCCCCCATCGCCCGCCGTATCGCCCATTTCCACGAATGCCACGGCCACAGGCGGGAAGATCCCTACCACTGGCTGCGCAGCGACGGCCGCGACGACCCAGAGGTGCTGGCCCACCTGCAGGCGGAAAACGCCCATGCCGAGGCGGTGCTGGCCCCCAACCAGGCCCTGGAGGAGGCGCTCTTTGCCGAAATGACCGGCCGCATCCAGCCGGAGGACTGCTCGCTGAGCTGGCCGGATCACGGCTGGCAGCTGAGATCCCGCACCCTGGCCGGCAGGGAATACCCCCTCTACGAAGGCCGGCGCAGCCAGGACCAGGACTGGCGGCTGCTGCTGGACGGCAATGTCCTGGCCGGTGACGCCGGTTATTTCGCCTTCGGCGACCTGGCCGTCAGCCCGGACGGCCGCTGGCTGGCCTACAGCACCGACCACAACGGCGACCGCACCCACAAGGTGCAGGTGCTGGATCTGGACAGCGGCCAGCTGCTGGAAGAGGACTTCCCGCTGATCAGTGGTGAGCTGATCTGGGGCCAGGACAGCCGCACCCTCTACTACCTGACCCTGACCAGTGACAGCCTGCTGCCCCACAGGCTGATCCGCCACCGCCTGGGCCAGGGCGGCCAGTGTCTTTACGAGGAAAAGGACGACAGCTTCTGGCTGGGCATAGGCGAAAGCAGGGACCGCCAGCAGCTGCTGCTGAGCGCCAGCGCCACCCTCACCACAGAGGTGCTGCTGCTGCCCCTGGACGGCAGTGAGGATCTGCCGCGCCCCTTCTGGCCCCGTGAGGAAGGCCACGAATACCACCTCGATTGCCTGCACGGCCGCTACTGGCTGCTCAGCAACAGCACCGGGCCCAACTTCGCGTTGCTGAGCGGCACCGGCCCGGACCAGCTGGAGCTGGTGCAGGCCCATGACGAGGAGGTGCTGCTGGAGGACATGGACATCTTCCCCGGTTTCGTGGCCCTGGCCGAGCGCCACAACGGCCAGGCGCGGATCCGCATCATCGAGGGTGGCGACAGCCGGCTGCTGAGCTGGCCGGATCCTGTCCACGACGTCTGGCTGGGCCACTACCCCGGCGATGAGCTGCGCCTGGGTTACCAGAGCCCGATCCGGCCCGTCTCCGTCTACCGTTATGAGCCGGCCTTCGAGGAACTGAGCCTGCTGAAGACCCAGCAGATCCCCGGCGGCTTCGAGCCCGAGCTGTACCAGGTGGAGCGCATTCAGGTGCGGGCCAGGGACGGCGCCCAGGTGCCGGTGACCCTGGTATGGCGCAAGGACGCCTTCCACAAAGGGGAGAATGCCCTGCTGATCGACGGTTACGGCGCCTACGGCTACAGCCTGGATCCGGGCTTTTCCCTGAGCCGTATCAGCCTGCTGGATAGGGGCCTGGTCTACGCCATGGCCCATATCCGCGGCGGCCAGGAGAAGGGCCGGGCCTGGTACGAAGGGGGGCGTGGCCTGCACAAGTGGCACAGCTTCCACGACTTTATCGATGTCACCAGGGCCCTGGTGGCCAGGGGCCATGGCCACAAGGACAAGGTCTGCTGCGAGGGCCGCAGTGCCGGCGGCCTGCTGATCGGCGCCGTGCTCAACGAGGCCCCCGAGCTGTACCGGGCGGCCCTGGTGGAGGTGCCCTTCGTGGACGTGATCTCCACCATGCTGGACGACAGCCTGCCCCTGACCACGGGGGAATACGATGAGTGGGGCAACCCCAACCAGCCCAGGGACTACCACCTGATGCTCAGCTACAGCCCCTACGACAATGTCCGGGCCCAGGCCTACCCGCACATCTATGTGCGCAGCGGCCTGCACGACACCCAGGTGGCCTATTGGGAGCCGGCCAAGTGGGTGGCGCGGCTGCGCGAGCTGAAGACGGATGACAACCAGCTGTTGCTGGAAACCGATCTGGAGGTGGGCCACGGCGGCCAGAGCGGCCGCTACCGGCAATACAGGGAAGTGGCGCGGCAATACGCCTTTTTGCTGAGAATGCTGGCCAAGGACTAG
- a CDS encoding nitrous oxide reductase family maturation protein NosD encodes MRTLLTLLLLSPLLAWAQVRLEPAQIQQLAELEEGTQVLLAPGTYPPLVIDRTLSIRAEPGALVEGGAVGHAVQLLAPGIRLQGLTIRNWGDDLGRQDAGIYVGRQAKGAVIQGNVLQGPAFGIWVDATAEVTIADNRIQGDQSLRSQDRGNGIHLFNVSGARVEGNEIWHTRDGIYIDTSNNNVLARNHLHDLRYGIHYMYSHHNQVLDNLTERTRTGYALMQSKFLEVRGNQSRDDQNYGILMNYITYSTLVGNRVSGVRASRGLLNSKGGEGKAFFVYNSVGNTLSHNHVFDSDLAIHLTAGSDQNRIFANAFVGNQAQVKYVSTRSQEWSHEGQGNYWSDYLGWDMNGDGQGDLAYEPNDGMDQLLWRYPSARFLFNSPAVELLRWVQRSFPVFKAQGVKDSHPLMAPPQAPALMLAGGQDEPVAAH; translated from the coding sequence ATGAGAACACTGCTGACCTTACTGCTGTTGTCGCCGCTGCTGGCCTGGGCCCAGGTCCGCCTGGAACCGGCCCAGATCCAGCAGCTGGCCGAGCTGGAGGAGGGCACCCAGGTGCTGCTGGCACCCGGAACCTACCCGCCCCTGGTCATAGACCGCACTCTCAGCATCCGCGCCGAGCCCGGCGCCCTGGTCGAGGGTGGCGCCGTCGGCCATGCCGTGCAGCTGCTGGCCCCCGGGATCAGGCTGCAGGGTCTGACCATCCGCAACTGGGGTGACGATCTTGGCCGCCAGGACGCCGGCATCTATGTGGGCCGCCAGGCCAAGGGCGCCGTCATCCAGGGCAATGTGCTGCAGGGACCGGCCTTCGGGATCTGGGTGGACGCCACCGCGGAGGTGACCATAGCGGACAACCGCATCCAGGGCGACCAGAGCCTGCGCAGCCAGGACAGGGGCAACGGCATTCACCTGTTCAACGTCAGTGGCGCCAGGGTCGAGGGCAACGAGATCTGGCACACCAGGGACGGCATCTATATTGACACCAGCAACAACAACGTGCTGGCGCGCAATCACCTGCACGATCTGCGCTACGGCATCCACTACATGTATTCCCACCACAACCAGGTGCTGGACAACCTCACCGAGCGTACCCGTACCGGCTACGCCCTGATGCAGTCCAAGTTCCTGGAGGTGCGTGGCAACCAGTCCAGGGATGACCAGAACTACGGCATCCTGATGAACTACATCACCTATTCCACCCTGGTGGGCAACCGCGTCAGCGGCGTGCGCGCCAGCCGTGGCCTGCTGAACAGCAAGGGCGGCGAGGGCAAGGCCTTCTTCGTCTACAACTCGGTGGGCAACACCCTCAGCCACAATCATGTCTTCGATTCGGATCTGGCCATTCACCTCACCGCCGGCTCCGATCAAAACAGGATCTTCGCCAACGCCTTCGTCGGCAACCAGGCCCAGGTCAAGTACGTCTCCACCCGCTCCCAGGAGTGGTCCCATGAGGGCCAGGGTAACTACTGGAGCGACTACCTGGGCTGGGACATGAACGGCGATGGCCAGGGAGATCTGGCCTACGAGCCCAACGACGGCATGGACCAGCTGCTGTGGCGCTATCCCTCGGCCCGCTTCCTGTTCAATTCACCGGCCGTGGAGCTGCTGCGCTGGGTGCAGCGCAGCTTCCCCGTCTTCAAGGCCCAGGGCGTCAAGGACAGCCACCCGCTGATGGCGCCGCCCCAAGCGCCGGCACTCATGCTGGCAGGAGGACAAGATGAGCCTGTTGCAGCTCACTAA